A section of the Phoenix dactylifera cultivar Barhee BC4 unplaced genomic scaffold, palm_55x_up_171113_PBpolish2nd_filt_p 001472F, whole genome shotgun sequence genome encodes:
- the LOC113462902 gene encoding vesicle-fusing ATPase-like isoform X2 translates to MDIFQRAFASQVFPPHLTNKLGIKHVNVVLLYESSSANKIFMACRIRKLLNGREQKVVQGLAEDAIDFAAETWHSSILCAIRIPPYIL, encoded by the exons ATGGACATCTTTCAGAGAGCATTTGCTTCCCAAGTTTTCCCTCCACATCTTACAAATAA GCTGGGTATTAAGCATGTCAACGTGGTGTTGCTTTATGAGTCTTCTAGTGCTAACAAGATCTTCATGGCTTGTCGGATAAGAAAATTGTTGAATGGAAGGGAACAGAAG GTGGTGCAAGGGCTCGCTGAAGATGCTATTGATTTTGCTGCTGAAACATGGCACAGT AGCATATTATGCGCCATCAGGATACCACCGTATATCCTGTGA
- the LOC113462902 gene encoding vesicle-fusing ATPase-like isoform X4, with the protein MDIFQRAFASQVFPPHLTNKLGIKHVNVVLLYESSSANKIFMACRIRKLLNGREQKVVQGLAEDAIDFAAETWHSRLLHI; encoded by the exons ATGGACATCTTTCAGAGAGCATTTGCTTCCCAAGTTTTCCCTCCACATCTTACAAATAA GCTGGGTATTAAGCATGTCAACGTGGTGTTGCTTTATGAGTCTTCTAGTGCTAACAAGATCTTCATGGCTTGTCGGATAAGAAAATTGTTGAATGGAAGGGAACAGAAG GTGGTGCAAGGGCTCGCTGAAGATGCTATTGATTTTGCTGCTGAAACATGGCACAGT AGACTTCTACATATTTAG
- the LOC113462902 gene encoding vesicle-fusing ATPase-like isoform X1: MDIFQRAFASQVFPPHLTNKLGIKHVNVVLLYESSSANKIFMACRIRKLLNGREQKVVQGLAEDAIDFAAETWHSVGPFLILYLLLIVRIA; the protein is encoded by the exons ATGGACATCTTTCAGAGAGCATTTGCTTCCCAAGTTTTCCCTCCACATCTTACAAATAA GCTGGGTATTAAGCATGTCAACGTGGTGTTGCTTTATGAGTCTTCTAGTGCTAACAAGATCTTCATGGCTTGTCGGATAAGAAAATTGTTGAATGGAAGGGAACAGAAG GTGGTGCAAGGGCTCGCTGAAGATGCTATTGATTTTGCTGCTGAAACATGGCACAGTGTAGGTCCTTTTCTCATTCTATATTTACTTCTGATTGTGAGAATTGCGTGA
- the LOC113462902 gene encoding vesicle-fusing ATPase-like isoform X3: MAESHRGGEITKLGIKHVNVVLLYESSSANKIFMACRIRKLLNGREQKVVQGLAEDAIDFAAETWHSVGPFLILYLLLIVRIA, encoded by the exons ATGGCTGAAAGTCATCGAGGAGGAGAAATTACTAA GCTGGGTATTAAGCATGTCAACGTGGTGTTGCTTTATGAGTCTTCTAGTGCTAACAAGATCTTCATGGCTTGTCGGATAAGAAAATTGTTGAATGGAAGGGAACAGAAG GTGGTGCAAGGGCTCGCTGAAGATGCTATTGATTTTGCTGCTGAAACATGGCACAGTGTAGGTCCTTTTCTCATTCTATATTTACTTCTGATTGTGAGAATTGCGTGA